From Vitis vinifera cultivar Pinot Noir 40024 chromosome 5, ASM3070453v1, the proteins below share one genomic window:
- the LOC104879350 gene encoding uncharacterized protein LOC104879350, producing METNLKEHVKAITLRSGKELEQSKEAEQQANKEDTSVPKEQDASTPIQPSIPKPSSNAVPFPQRLKKQNLDKQFSKFIDIFKSLHMNLPFVDMLEQMLKYAKFLKEVLLNKRKLADNEKVVLIEECNVILQRKLPPKLKDLGSFTIPCTISDFDFDKVLCYLGASVSLMPLSIFRKLELGEVKPTTVSLQLADRSIKHPRGIIEDVLVKVDKFIFSVDFIVLEMEEDRDVPLILGRPFLATSRTLIDVH from the coding sequence ATGGAGACAAATCTTAAGGAGCATGTAAAGGCCATAACTCTTAGAAGTGGGAAGGAGTTAGAACAATCAAAGGAGGCCGAACAACAAGCAAATAAGGAGGATACTTCGGTTCCCAAGGAACAAGATGCTTCCACTCCTATACAACCATCTATTCCAAAACCATCATCTAATGCCGTCCCTTTTCCTCAAAGGCTGAAGAAGCAAAATTTAGATaaacaattttctaaatttattgatatttttaagaGCTTACATATGAATCTTCCTTTTGTAGATATGTTGGAGCAAATGCTGAAATATGCAAAATTCTTAAAGGAGGTGTTATTGAATAAGAGGAAATTAGCGGATAATGAGAAGGTGGTGCTCATTGAAGAGTGCAATGTCATTCTtcaaaggaagcttcctcctaaGCTAAAAGATTTAGGGAGTTTCACTATACCTTGCACTAttagtgattttgattttgataaagTTTTATGTTATCTTGGTGCAAGTGTTAGTTTGATGCCTCTTTCTATTTTCAGGAAACTTGAACTAGGGGAAGTGAAGCCTACTACGGTATCTTTGCAGCTTGCAGATAGATCTATCAAACATCCAAGAGGCATTATTGAGGATGTTTTGGTAAAAGTGGATAAGTTTATATTTTCTGTTGATTTTATTGTATTAGAGATGGAAGAAGACCGAGATGTTCCACTGATATTAGGAAGACCTTTTCTTGCTACAAGTAGAACTCTTATAGATGTTCATTAa